The Mycolicibacterium insubricum DNA segment GGCCAGCATCGTCAACACCCAGGCACTGGCCGACCTCGCCCGCGGTCTGGCCGGAACCGGGCTCGGGGAGTTTCTGCTGCTGGGCCGCGGTGAACTCAACACCGGCGGAACCGACAAATCGTCGATCCTGGCCGACGGGGTGGAATCGCTGCTGGGCGCGGTGTACCTGGAACACGGCATCGAGGTGGTGCGGCGGGTCATCCTGACGCTGTTCGCCGACCTACTGGACACCGCACCCACCCTCGGTGCCGGCCTGGACTGGAAATCAAGCCTGCAGGAGCTCACCGCCGCCCGCGGCCTGGGCCCGCCCGGCTACCAGGTCACCTCGACCGGGCCGGACCATGACAAGGAGTACACCGCCGTCGTCGTTGTCGCCGGGGCCGACTACGGGCAGGGCATGGGCCGGACCAAGAAGGAGGCCGAGCTCAAGGCGGCCGCCGCGGCCTACACGGCCCTGGAGGCCGAACCGGCCGCCGGCTGATGCCTGAACTGCCCGAGGTCGAGGTGGTCCGCCGCGGCCTGCACACCCACCTGCTCGACCGCACCATCATCGACGTCAGCGTCGCCCACCCGCGTGCGGTGCGCCGGCACGACGGCGGCGCACCCGATTTGACCGCAAGGCTGCGCGGCGCCCGGATCGTCGGGACCGGGCGGCGGGGCAAGTATCTGTGGTTGCGGATCGCCGCCGCCGGCGGTGACGAGTTCGCCCTCGTCGTGCATCTCGGGATGAGTGGGCAGATGCTGATCGGCGGCGTCGGAAACCCCGGGCACATCCGGATCACCGCAGCGCTGAGCGATGGCATCCTGCTGAACTTCGTCGACCAGCGCACCTTCGGCGGCTGGCAGCTGGCCGACTTCGTGACCGTCGGCGGAGTCGAGGTCCCGGTGCCGGTGGCGCATCTGGCGCCCGACCCGCTGGATCCCGCCTTCGACCGGGATGCGGTGGTAAAGGTGTTACGCGGAAAGCACTCCGAGATCAAACGGCTGCTGCTGGACCAGACCGTGGTGTCCGGGATCGGCAACATCTACGCCGACGAAGCGCTGTGGCGGGTGGGCATCCACGGCGCCCGGCCCGCCGAGGTGCTGAGCAAACCGAAACTGGCCACGCTGCTGGATGCCGCCGCCGAGGTGATGACCGACGCGCTGGCCGCCGGCGGGACGTCGTTCGACGAGCTGTACGTCAACGTCAACGGCCAGTCCGGGTACTTCGACCGCGCCCTGGACGCCTACGGCCGGGAGGGACGACCGTGCCGGCGCTGCGGGGCGATCATGCGCCGGGAGAAGTTCATGAACCGCTCGTCGTGCTATTGCCCGAGGTGCCAGCCCCGCCCGCGCCGGTAGTCCGGCGATTCCGCCCCGATGGACAGGCAGCCGGCAACGTCGATGGTCGCGGCTGGGAAGATGGCGCTCATGACCGAACTGTGGGTGGAACGCACCGGGACCCGTCGCTACACCGGGCGCAGCTCGCGCGGCGCCGAGGTGCTGATCGGGTCGGTGGACGTCGAGGGGGTGTTCACCCCCGGCGAGTTGCTGAAGATCGCGCTGGCCGCGTGCAGCGGCATGAGCAGCGACCAGCCGCTGGCGCGGCGGCTCGGTGACGACTACGACGCCCGCATCGACGTGTCCGGCGACGCCGACCGGGACAACGAGGTGTACCCGGCGCTGGCCGAGACGCTGCGCATCGACCTGTCCGGGCTGACCGAGGCCGAAGCCGCCCGCGTGCACACCGTGGTGGCCCGCGCCATCGACTCGGTGTGCACCGTCGGACGCACCCTCAAGGCGGGCACCGAGATCACCTTCGAGATCGCCGACGGCCGGGACTGAGCCCGGCATGACAGCGCAGGTCCGGCTCACCGCCTGGGTGCACGGACGCGTCCAGGGCGTCGGTTTCCGCTGGTGGACCCGGGCCCGGGCGCTGGAACTCGGCCTCGTCGGCTACGCCAAGAACCAGCCCGACGGCCGGGTGCTGGTGGTCGCGCAGGGCCCCCGAAGCGCCTGCGAATCACTGCTGGCGCTGCTGCGCGGCGGCGGTACCCCGGGCCGCGTGGACACCGTCGTCGCCGATTGGGCCCAGGACACGACCTCGGTCAGCGGGTTTACCGAGCGGTAGCCCCCGCGACGGCACCGGTACGCTGGCACGCCATGCACCTCAAGAGTCTGACGCTGAAGGGCTTCAAGTCCTTCGCCGCGCCGACGACTCTGCGTTTCGAACCGGGCATCACCTGTGTCGTCGGGCCCAACGGCTCCGGCAAATCCAACGTCGTCGACGCGCTGACCTGGGTGATGGGCGAGCAGGGCGCCAAGGCGCTGCGCGGTGGCAAGATGCAGGACGTCATTTTCGCCGGCACCGCCAACCGGGCACCGCTGGGCCGCGCCGAGGTCACTCTGACCATCGACAACTCCGACAACGCGCTGCCCATCGAATATTCCGAAGTCTCCATCACCCGCCGGATGTTCCGCGACGGCGCCGGCGAGTACGAGATCAACGGCACCAGCTGCCGGCTGATGGACGTCCAGGAACTGCTGAGTGACTCCGGCATCGGCCGGGAAATGCACGTCATCGTCGGCCAGGGCCGGCTTTCCCAGATCCTGGAGTCCCGCCCCGAGGACCGCCGTGCGTTCATCGAGGAGGCCGCTGGCGTCCTCAAGCACCGACGCCGCAAGGAAAAGGCCGTCCGCAAGCTCGACGCGATGGCCGCCAACCTGGCCCGGCTGACCGACCTGACCACCGAGCTGCGCCGCCAGCTCAAGCCGCTGGGCCGCCAGGCCGAGGTGGCCCGACGGGCCGCCACGATCCAGGCCGACCTGCGCGACGCCCGGCTGCGGCTGGCCGCCGACGACCTGGTGCGACGCCAAGCCGAGTTCGCCGGCGTCGGTGATACCGAGGCCGCGCTGCGCCGCGACCACGACGAAGCTGCCGCCCGGCTGGCGATCGCCGCCGAGGAACTGGCCGCCCACGAATCGGCGGTGGCGGCGCTGACCCGCCGCGCCGAGGCTGCCCAGCAGGCCTGGTTCCGGCTGTCCGCACTGGCCGAGCGGGTCAGCGCGACGGTCCGCATCGCCAGCGAACGCGCCCAGCTGCTGGAGGCCGAACCGGTCGCGCACACCGGGCCGGACCCCGACGCCCTGGACGCCGAGGCCGACGAGGTCGCCGCCTACGAAGCCGAGCTGCTGGCCGAGTTGGCCGAGGCGCGCGAACGCGCCGAATACGCCCGCGCCGAGCTGTCCCAGGCCGAGGCGATGGCGGCCGAGGCCGAACGCGCCCATCTGGCTGCCGTCCGGGCCGAGGCCGACCGTCGCGAGGGGCTGGCCCGGCTGACCGGGCAGGTCGAGACGATGCGGGCCCGCGTCGAATCCATCGACGAGCGGGTCGGCCGGCTGACCGAGAACATCGAGGAGGCCGCCGACCGGGCCCAGGCCGCACAGGCCGAATTCGAGACCGCGCAGAGCCGGGTCGGTGAGCTCGACCAGGGCGAGGCGGGCCTGGATGAACAACACGAGCGCATGGTCGATGCGCTGCGGGTGGCCGACGAGCGGGTGGCCGAACTGCAGGCCGCTGAACGCGCCGCTGAACGTGAGGTCGCCTCGCTGCAGGCCCGGATCGACGCCCTGTCAGTCGGGTTGGACCGCAAGGACGGTGCGGCCTGGCTGACCGAACACCACGGCGAGCCTGGCATTCTCGGCAGCCTGGCGACGCTGGTGAAGGTGTCCGCCGGCAACGAGACCGCGCTGGCCGCGGTCCTCGGATCGGCCGCCGACGCGCTGGCCGCCGACGGCGCCGAGACCGCCCGTTCGGCCGTCGCCGCGCTCAAGGCCGCCGACGGCGGCCGCGCGGCGATCGTGCTGGGCGACTGGCCCGACGTCACAACCGCCGACCTGCCCGCCCTGCCCGCCGGTGCCCGCTGGGCCCTGGATCTGGTGGAGGTCCCTGGGCGACTGCGCGGCGCGCTGACCGCGATGCTGGACCGGGTTGCCGTCGTCGAGGATCTGTCCGCCGCGCTGGCGCTGGTCGCCGCGGCGCCGCAGCTGCGCGCGGTGACCCGCGACGGTGACCTGGTGGGATCCGGCTGGGTCAGCGGCGGTTCGGACCGCAAGCCGTCGACGTTGGAGATCACCTCCGAAATTGACCGGGCGCGAACACAATTGGAAGCTTCCGAGGCGCAGGTCGAGCGGCTGGCGGCGGCGCTGGCCGGTGCGCTGGCCGAACAGCAGTCCCGTCGGGATGCCGCGGACCAGGCGCTGGCGGCCCTCAACGAGTCCGACGCCGCGATCTCCTCGATCTACGAGCAGCTGGGCCGGCTGGGCCAGGCCGCGCGTGCCGCCGAAGGGGAGTGGCAGCGCCAGATCCGCAACCGTGACGAACTGGAGGCCGGGCGCGCCCAGACCGTCGCCGAGCTCGCCGAACTGGAGGCCCGGCTGCACGGCGCCGAGACGCTGCCGGCCGAACTGGACGACGAGACTGCCGACCGCGAGCAGCTCGCCATGGTTGCCGACGCGGCGCGCGGCGCCGAGGTGGAGGCCCGGCTGGCGGTGCGCACCGCCGAGGAACGGGCCAATGCCGTTCGCGGCCGGGCGGATTCGCTGCGCCGACAGGCCACCGCCGAGCGTGAGGCGCGGCTGCGGGCGCAGCGGGCCCGGGTGGCCCGCGAGCGGGCCGCCGCGGTCGCCGCGGCCGTCGCCGACTCCGGCCGCCGGGTGGCCGAGCGGTTGGCCGCCGTCGTCGCCGTCGCCGCGGCCCGCCGCGACCAGTGCACCGCGCAGCGCACCGAACGCGCGGCCGGGCTGACCGCGGCCCGCGCCGAGACCGATTCCCTGAGCGCCCGGATCGCCGCGCTGACCGACTCGCTGCACCGCGACGAGGTCGCCAAGGCCCAGGCCGCGCTGCGTCTGGAGCAGTTGGAGCAGATCATCCTGGAGCAGTTCGGGCTGGCACCGGCGGACCTGGTCGCCGAGTACGGCCCCGACGTCGCGCTGCCGCCGACCGAGCTGGAGATGGCCGAATACGAGCAGGCCAAGGAGCGCGGCGAGCAGGTCACCGCGCCGGCGCCGATGCCGTTCGACCGGCCCACCCAGGAGCGCCGCGCCAAGCGCGCGGAAAAGGAGCTGGCCGAGCTGGGCCGGGTGAATCCGCTGGCGCTGGAGGAATTCGCCGCCCTGGAGGAGCGCTACAACTTCCTGTCCACCCAGCTGGAGGACGTCAAGGCCGCCCGCAAGGACCTGCTCGACGTGGTCGAGGAGGTCGACGCCCGGATTCTGCAGGTGTTCACCGAGGCCTACGCCGACGTGGAACGCGAATTCACCCAGGTGTTCGCCTCGCTGTTCCCGGGCGGGGAGGGCCGGCTGCTGCTGACCGACCCGTCGGACATGCTGACCACCGGCATCGAGGTGGAGGCCCGCCCGCCGGGCAAGAAGGTCAAGAGGCTCTCGCTACTGTCCGGCGGCGAGAAGTCGCTGACCGCGGTGGCCATGCTGGTGGCGATCTTCCGGGCCCGGCCGTCGCCGTTCTACGTGATGGACGAGGTCGAGGCCGCCCTCGACGATGTCAACCTGCGCAGGCTGATCGGGTTGTTCGAGCAGTTGCGGGAGCGTTCGCAGCTGATCGTCATCACCCACCAGAAGCCGACGATGGAGATCGCCGACGCCCTCTACGGCGTCACCATGCAGGGCGACGGCATCACCCAGGTCATCTCCCAGCGGCTGCGCGGGCAGGACCTCGTGCCGTCGGGTACCGGGGGCGAACCGGCCGCGTAGCGGGATCGATGCGCCAGGCCCGCTGCGCGAAGCCTCCGTTCCTCCGGCTTCGCTTGCGACCTGGCGGCCTGGAACAATATCGGGATGCCAACGCAAGCGTGGATTGCCATCGCGGTCGTCGCGGTCCTGATCATCACCGTGCTGATCGTCGGGCTGGTGCGGTACCGCAGCCGGACCATCAGCCTTGAGCCCCGCCCGGACACCCCGATCGACCGTTCGGGCGGCTACCAGGCCGGCACCGGCTTCAGCTTCAGCGAGGGCACTCGCGACGGCGCGACGGCGACCCTGGACCCGTCCGGGCTGCCCGGGGTCGGTGACGACGCCGCGGTTCCCCGCGATGCGCCCAAGCGCACCATCTCCGACGTGCGGCTGCCCGAGCCGGAGGTGGCGGAGCCGGTCGTCGAGACCGAGGTCGTCGAGGTCGCACCCGTCGCGCCGGCACCGCAACTGGACACCATCGCCCCCACCGAGGGCCGCCTGGACCGGCTGCGCGGGCGGTTGGCGAAGTCGCAGAACGCGCTGGGCAAGAGTGTGCTCGGGCTGCTCGGCACCGGGGATCTCGACGAGGACTCCTGGCAGGACATCGAGGACACCCTGCTGATCGCCGACCTCGGGCCCACCGTCACCGCCGCGGTGGTGGACGAGCTACGCGCCAAGTTCGCCGCCAGCGGTGCGCGCACGGGTGCGGAAGCCCGCGCCGTGCTGCGCGAGGCGCTGATCGCCCAGCTTCATCCCGAGTTCGACCGCTCCATCCGTGCGCTGCCGCACGCCGATGCACCGTCGGTGCTGCTGGTGGTCGGCGTCAACGGGACCGGAAAGACCACCACCTGCGGCAAGCTGGCCCGGGTGCTGGTCGCCGACGGGCGCCGCGTCGTGCTGGGCGCAGCCGACACCTTCCGCGCCGCCGCCGCCGACCAGCTGCAGTCCTGGGGCTCGCGCGTCGGGGCCGAGGTGGTCCGCGGCGCCGAGGGCGCCGATCCGGCCTCGGTGGCGTTCGACGCGGTGAGCTCGGGGATCGCCGCCGGCGCGGACGTCGTCGTCGTCGACACCGCCGGGCGGCTGCACACCAAGACCGGGCTGATGGACGAGCTGGGCAAGGTCAAGCGGGTGGTCGAGAAGCGGGCCGTGGTCGACGAGGTGCTGCTGGTGCTCGACGCCACCATCGGCCAGAACGGTCTGGCACAGGCCAAGGTGTTCTCCGAGGTCGTCGACATCACCGGGGTGGCGCTGACCAAGCTGGACGGAACCGCCAAGGGCGGCATCGTATTCCGGGTTCAGCAGGACCTCGGCGTGCCGGTCAAACTGGTCGGCCTCGGCGAGGGGCCCGACGACCTGGCACCCTTCGAGCCGGGGGCGTTTGTGGACGCACTGTTGGGCTGAGCGCGCAGCGCGAGGCCCAGACAGTGCGAATCGGCCCGGCGCTGTTGGGTTAGCTACCGCG contains these protein-coding regions:
- the rnc gene encoding ribonuclease III, whose amino-acid sequence is MNDDRGPLLAALGVDLPEELLTLALTHRSYAYENGGLPTNERLEFLGDAVLGLTVTDELYHRHPDRSEGDLAKLRASIVNTQALADLARGLAGTGLGEFLLLGRGELNTGGTDKSSILADGVESLLGAVYLEHGIEVVRRVILTLFADLLDTAPTLGAGLDWKSSLQELTAARGLGPPGYQVTSTGPDHDKEYTAVVVVAGADYGQGMGRTKKEAELKAAAAAYTALEAEPAAG
- the mutM gene encoding bifunctional DNA-formamidopyrimidine glycosylase/DNA-(apurinic or apyrimidinic site) lyase, producing the protein MPELPEVEVVRRGLHTHLLDRTIIDVSVAHPRAVRRHDGGAPDLTARLRGARIVGTGRRGKYLWLRIAAAGGDEFALVVHLGMSGQMLIGGVGNPGHIRITAALSDGILLNFVDQRTFGGWQLADFVTVGGVEVPVPVAHLAPDPLDPAFDRDAVVKVLRGKHSEIKRLLLDQTVVSGIGNIYADEALWRVGIHGARPAEVLSKPKLATLLDAAAEVMTDALAAGGTSFDELYVNVNGQSGYFDRALDAYGREGRPCRRCGAIMRREKFMNRSSCYCPRCQPRPRR
- a CDS encoding OsmC family protein; this translates as MTELWVERTGTRRYTGRSSRGAEVLIGSVDVEGVFTPGELLKIALAACSGMSSDQPLARRLGDDYDARIDVSGDADRDNEVYPALAETLRIDLSGLTEAEAARVHTVVARAIDSVCTVGRTLKAGTEITFEIADGRD
- a CDS encoding acylphosphatase; protein product: MTAQVRLTAWVHGRVQGVGFRWWTRARALELGLVGYAKNQPDGRVLVVAQGPRSACESLLALLRGGGTPGRVDTVVADWAQDTTSVSGFTER
- the smc gene encoding chromosome segregation protein SMC produces the protein MHLKSLTLKGFKSFAAPTTLRFEPGITCVVGPNGSGKSNVVDALTWVMGEQGAKALRGGKMQDVIFAGTANRAPLGRAEVTLTIDNSDNALPIEYSEVSITRRMFRDGAGEYEINGTSCRLMDVQELLSDSGIGREMHVIVGQGRLSQILESRPEDRRAFIEEAAGVLKHRRRKEKAVRKLDAMAANLARLTDLTTELRRQLKPLGRQAEVARRAATIQADLRDARLRLAADDLVRRQAEFAGVGDTEAALRRDHDEAAARLAIAAEELAAHESAVAALTRRAEAAQQAWFRLSALAERVSATVRIASERAQLLEAEPVAHTGPDPDALDAEADEVAAYEAELLAELAEARERAEYARAELSQAEAMAAEAERAHLAAVRAEADRREGLARLTGQVETMRARVESIDERVGRLTENIEEAADRAQAAQAEFETAQSRVGELDQGEAGLDEQHERMVDALRVADERVAELQAAERAAEREVASLQARIDALSVGLDRKDGAAWLTEHHGEPGILGSLATLVKVSAGNETALAAVLGSAADALAADGAETARSAVAALKAADGGRAAIVLGDWPDVTTADLPALPAGARWALDLVEVPGRLRGALTAMLDRVAVVEDLSAALALVAAAPQLRAVTRDGDLVGSGWVSGGSDRKPSTLEITSEIDRARTQLEASEAQVERLAAALAGALAEQQSRRDAADQALAALNESDAAISSIYEQLGRLGQAARAAEGEWQRQIRNRDELEAGRAQTVAELAELEARLHGAETLPAELDDETADREQLAMVADAARGAEVEARLAVRTAEERANAVRGRADSLRRQATAEREARLRAQRARVARERAAAVAAAVADSGRRVAERLAAVVAVAAARRDQCTAQRTERAAGLTAARAETDSLSARIAALTDSLHRDEVAKAQAALRLEQLEQIILEQFGLAPADLVAEYGPDVALPPTELEMAEYEQAKERGEQVTAPAPMPFDRPTQERRAKRAEKELAELGRVNPLALEEFAALEERYNFLSTQLEDVKAARKDLLDVVEEVDARILQVFTEAYADVEREFTQVFASLFPGGEGRLLLTDPSDMLTTGIEVEARPPGKKVKRLSLLSGGEKSLTAVAMLVAIFRARPSPFYVMDEVEAALDDVNLRRLIGLFEQLRERSQLIVITHQKPTMEIADALYGVTMQGDGITQVISQRLRGQDLVPSGTGGEPAA
- the ftsY gene encoding signal recognition particle-docking protein FtsY, with the translated sequence MPTQAWIAIAVVAVLIITVLIVGLVRYRSRTISLEPRPDTPIDRSGGYQAGTGFSFSEGTRDGATATLDPSGLPGVGDDAAVPRDAPKRTISDVRLPEPEVAEPVVETEVVEVAPVAPAPQLDTIAPTEGRLDRLRGRLAKSQNALGKSVLGLLGTGDLDEDSWQDIEDTLLIADLGPTVTAAVVDELRAKFAASGARTGAEARAVLREALIAQLHPEFDRSIRALPHADAPSVLLVVGVNGTGKTTTCGKLARVLVADGRRVVLGAADTFRAAAADQLQSWGSRVGAEVVRGAEGADPASVAFDAVSSGIAAGADVVVVDTAGRLHTKTGLMDELGKVKRVVEKRAVVDEVLLVLDATIGQNGLAQAKVFSEVVDITGVALTKLDGTAKGGIVFRVQQDLGVPVKLVGLGEGPDDLAPFEPGAFVDALLG